From the Blastocatellia bacterium genome, one window contains:
- a CDS encoding sulfotransferase, which translates to MGRPSTDATIEQIKLPWLLRAVNWMAERKPLGHRSWVDLSEAGLLNAAERIAGLSDWGDEEFQPQFRLLLETYQNDADLTLIGRLMIRQMFLRMLFNRLRIQDTLKRHPDIRAIPIRRPIFIIGLPRTGTTLLHNLLAQDPSARVPRYWELLYPCPLVVGQPPAKDPRRRRIQIVNWMIRQSLPALRRIHLSGALDPEECIILLQNQFIDFLPLGLQGGAGYRHWLVNHDMIPDYRYYRRQLQLLLSRQFGEPCILKSPCHLFWLDALLTVFPDASLVWTHRDPQKVIPSMCSLAAAYRKLGSNRVELSLIGERVVSMLRLALSRAIEVRERANPSQFLDVDYHALMADPIGTVQHIYQFFDYPYSAAMQRGMKRWLDAHPQYKHGVHRYSPDTFGLSRATIDQQFGEYSRRFDIKPE; encoded by the coding sequence ATGGGTCGGCCATCAACAGACGCAACAATTGAGCAGATCAAATTGCCCTGGCTGCTGCGAGCCGTCAATTGGATGGCAGAGCGCAAGCCACTTGGCCATCGCTCATGGGTAGACCTGTCGGAAGCAGGATTGCTGAACGCAGCAGAGCGCATCGCGGGTCTGTCAGACTGGGGCGACGAAGAGTTCCAACCTCAGTTCAGATTGCTGCTGGAGACCTACCAAAACGATGCTGATCTGACGTTGATCGGTCGTCTGATGATTCGTCAGATGTTTCTCCGCATGCTTTTCAATCGGCTGAGAATCCAGGATACATTGAAACGGCATCCGGACATCCGAGCCATCCCCATACGACGGCCGATCTTCATTATCGGCCTGCCGCGCACAGGCACGACGCTGCTGCACAACTTGCTGGCCCAAGACCCGTCAGCGCGCGTTCCACGGTACTGGGAATTGCTCTACCCGTGCCCACTCGTGGTCGGTCAACCGCCCGCCAAAGACCCACGTCGCCGCAGAATTCAAATCGTCAATTGGATGATTCGCCAATCACTGCCTGCGCTGCGCCGGATTCATCTGTCAGGGGCGCTTGATCCTGAAGAGTGCATCATTCTGCTGCAGAACCAGTTCATTGATTTTCTCCCGCTGGGACTGCAGGGCGGCGCGGGGTATCGGCATTGGCTGGTCAACCACGATATGATCCCTGACTACCGCTACTATCGCCGCCAACTCCAATTGCTGCTGTCACGGCAATTCGGCGAACCGTGCATTCTCAAATCACCATGCCATTTGTTCTGGCTCGATGCGCTGCTCACGGTGTTCCCTGACGCCAGTCTCGTGTGGACCCATCGAGACCCGCAAAAAGTCATACCCTCGATGTGCAGCTTGGCCGCCGCCTATAGGAAATTGGGAAGCAACCGCGTTGAGCTGTCACTGATCGGCGAACGTGTCGTTTCGATGCTGCGCCTGGCGCTCAGCCGCGCAATCGAAGTTCGTGAACGAGCCAACCCGTCCCAGTTTCTCGATGTGGACTATCACGCGCTGATGGCCGATCCCATCGGGACCGTACAGCACATCTATCAGTTTTTCGATTATCCGTACAGTGCTGCCATGCAGCGCGGCATGAAGCGTTGGCTCGATGCCCATCCTCAATACAAACATGGAGTCCACCGTTATTCGCCGGACACATTTGGCTTGAGCCGCGCCACGATTGATCAACAATTCGGTGAATACAGCCGCAGGTTCGACATCAAACCTGAATAA
- a CDS encoding amino acid adenylation domain-containing protein, which translates to MAKRFADLSPTEKRALLAKALQQKARQNTTAPLSFHQLRLWFLDQMDPGSPVANVSGALRVIGHVNLNTAQRVFQEIVQRHEILRTTFHYQDGEPLQVIAPAPTVPLRLIDLSELPTEQQQTEINRLVKEEARTAFDLSTGPLFRILWARCGPDEHVVCITLHHIVSDGISMAIFASELGQLYDAFSRGASSPLPALPIQYRHYARWQREHLQGERLATLLAYWRNHLDGAPQTFDLPSDRPRPAIRTFNGDIHPFALPPGLIQSLKAFSRQEGVTMFMLLLAVFSLLLHRLSDHDDILIGTPVAGRDRAETQSLIGFFVNTLVVRTRYAGHLTFRQWLRHIQDVALGAFAHQDLPFEKLIEALNPPRQLNRPVLQHVAFVHQPAIQPTVEHQGLTVSPLHVDNGLTPLDLSLFVWEGPTTLYGHFKYHTDLFDAETIAGWAEQFQTLLERVLDAPEQSLTELSSFIGSAAPSTASTNLTASFDEFAEQSDLTKNQLLIWLGQQLMPDVPLYNQPRTFTIPTRVDLDHFRRAFQTLVNSSDALRTVIDTVDGVPQQRVLAHLRASVEYVDFSGEPDPDQRAAIWLTEHAQMPFQLDQRLFYTALIKLAEERFIWFINTHHIVSDGRSSIAIAERLAELYQASQQGALPETIPLPQFQEYVAEERAYRHSDRYRQDHEYWTKKLAEPVDAITFYGQAPLIKTTRVRRISIELNAERTSRIKTLAAQPPFTAKTPEASVFNLFLVALCAYLSHIGDHRRLSIGTAFHNRRSRAFKDTIGLLMQVAPLRITVDQTDTFASLAEKARAEMLATARHAQYTIRNPAQEKTYEVLINYRTGTMPRFAGAPMHYEPIHNGHEVDSLALLIHDLNQTGRLTLVFDFHEDVFSPEQSELATQHFLSVLDALLSDSAAPINQISLLNENERRRLLVQFNQTAWQPAARERTLPALFEAQVRQHAARTAIMDEAQSLTYDQLNRRANQLAHYLQKRGVGPEAIVGVCLQPSVEAVVALLGILKAGGAFMPLDPEYPNERLAFMLRDAQVSLVLSQQTVRCALPDVMAPVISLEDELEAIAAEPEQNPINDLAAHHLAYVLYTSGSTGQPKGVMIEHEGLCNRLLWGVQTYGINPSDCMLQKNSLAYDAALQELFEPLLGGARVVIARPGGRHDSTYLARLIKEEQVTLLECVPSLLHLLLDEPDFKQCRALRYVFSGGEALPVNLIERFYQCLNAQLVNTYGPTETTIDVTHWIAERGWSHSTAPIGRPIGNVQAYVLDTHGRPTPTGVPGELHIGGVCVARGYLNRPELTEEKFIQWSGFDGQSATNEKELRLYKTGDLARYRPDGSLEFLGRLDQQVKIRGQRVELGEIESTLRQHPAVRDVAVIGTSEDSSATSIGAPLNVTRLVAYIVPHDGQGLSVGDMRAYLKPILPEHMIPSACVLLEQLPRLPNGKLDRAKLPAPDRANLARDGVYVPPRTPTEKTLATMWATVLGVERVGADDDFFELGGHSLLAMRLVSLIRKQWDVSIAVKTLFEHPTVAGLARIIDTACLHSAKPAQPIQPAPPDALLPLSYSQQALWAIELYERGMRYERPIAYDSPVALRLQGQLDIPALERSLNEIVRRHSILRATFTTHKGQPIHRIHDYAPFPLAVRDLRNSPPNKREDEAWRLGQEIINTRFDLTRGPLFRFLLARLADDDFILFISIHHLLFDGWSAGVLVRELTTLYEAFAHQRSSPLPDLKLQYTDIAYWQRQQPPIDLTEAISYWKRQLGGELPILDMRTDFPRPPAIKLDADKRAAEIPASTLHALETLSRQEGVTLFALLLAAYLTLLYRYSGQEDLIVGTPVANRTRPEIQELIGFFAGGLPLRVNLSGDPTFRQLLHRVQAVCLEALSHPDIPFDHLRDAILPPSDPSRMPVLHTFFTLQQFPTEPITLGQLTVTPLEFHNKPMTGFDLILSVSQRNQKTTTTLFYRTDLFTDQTAERLVKHWMTLLESIVAQPEQPLSRLALMSDEERRRILVEWNQADVPFPRDACLHELVAAQAERTPEAIAIVSEGQSLTYDELNTRANHLAHHLQSLGVGPDVPVGIALERGFDVIVAMLATLKAGGAYVPLDPAYPRERLAFMLRDSQCPVLLTDERLQARLFASSESSGSAPTETEQDRRAPRVVCLATFPWETNRQNPTSPVTADHLAYVMYTSGSTGAPKGVMIPHRAIVNYLLTSRTMSGMTAHDRILQKTSISFDVSVWEIFAPLLVGARMVLARAGGQRDSAYLVKLMAEQQITYTGFVPSMLELILNEPELHRCDALRVVIAGAEVLPMSLVRRFHQRLPMAELRNAYGPTETTIDVTCWVSPGSVERRTVPIGRTNANMRVYILDEQMQPTPIGVPGQLYIAGVGLARGYWNRPELTAERFIWWPCPDGSSNGLVRLYKTGDLGRFLPDGNIEFLGRNDEQIKIRGYRVEPGEIETAILRHPAVREAVVVSRADGDRPAHQLVAYLVLHEGEAVTPDHMLQFLGATLPEYMIPSAYVTLERLPLTATGKLNRRALPPPSSDDVGRAKSYVAPRTPLEATLQTIWSEVLKVDRIGIHDNFFTLGGHSLLVVQVVYRMQEVLQRDIPVSILFDAPTIAESAAVIESLNTIEASPTLAPMTVTELTSEAVLDPAIQPAAPAPDLSRLPQAVLLTGATGFLGAFLLHELLCQTEAQINCLVRAADAEAARRKIQTSMESYRIWQPSYADRILPVLGDLTEPRLGLTDAQFDELARRIDVIYHNGAAVNFVYPYSALKPTNVHGTHEVLRLACHAKTKPLHYVSTLSVWALPERSADVSFREEDHIETTGPLYGGYAQSKWVAEKLVTLARQRGLPVTIYRPGRVTGHSQTGVWNHSDLLCQIIKGWIQLQSVPDREIQHQLDLTPVDYVSRAIVYLSRQPEAVGQSFHLLNPEPMPVQMLVEWMRTYGYRLRVVPTEQWQREIAELAATLAQALIGSSTAMIMGAAHFDKLRLTEGLFTPARVIIDQQRARAGLAGSSIVCPPADEKLLQVYFQYLIDSGFLEVPPALSANSEGA; encoded by the coding sequence ATGGCAAAACGATTCGCTGATCTTAGTCCTACGGAAAAACGCGCGCTACTGGCCAAAGCGCTTCAGCAGAAAGCGCGTCAGAACACAACCGCGCCGCTCTCGTTTCATCAACTGCGTCTCTGGTTTCTCGACCAGATGGACCCGGGCAGCCCCGTGGCCAACGTCAGCGGCGCATTGCGCGTGATCGGCCACGTCAATCTGAACACCGCTCAACGCGTGTTCCAGGAGATCGTCCAGCGGCACGAGATTTTGCGCACCACCTTTCATTACCAAGATGGCGAACCGCTCCAAGTGATCGCGCCGGCGCCAACCGTGCCGCTCAGGCTGATAGACCTGAGTGAACTTCCCACCGAACAACAACAGACCGAGATCAACCGCTTGGTGAAAGAGGAGGCGCGCACGGCGTTCGATTTATCCACCGGCCCATTATTTCGCATCCTCTGGGCCCGCTGCGGCCCTGATGAACACGTCGTTTGCATTACGTTGCATCACATCGTCTCCGATGGCATCTCGATGGCCATCTTTGCCAGCGAACTTGGGCAGCTTTACGACGCGTTCTCGCGTGGCGCGTCATCGCCCTTGCCGGCTCTGCCGATTCAATATCGCCATTACGCGCGCTGGCAGCGAGAGCATCTGCAAGGCGAGCGCCTGGCCACGTTGCTGGCCTACTGGCGCAATCACCTGGATGGAGCGCCTCAGACATTCGATCTGCCCTCTGACCGACCGCGACCGGCCATCCGAACATTCAACGGCGATATTCATCCATTCGCGCTGCCTCCCGGCCTGATTCAATCGCTCAAAGCCTTTAGCCGTCAGGAAGGCGTGACCATGTTCATGTTGCTACTGGCAGTGTTCAGTCTGCTGCTGCACCGCTTGTCCGATCATGACGACATCTTAATCGGAACACCGGTGGCCGGACGCGACCGTGCGGAGACGCAGAGTCTCATCGGATTCTTCGTGAACACGCTGGTGGTGCGGACTCGCTACGCCGGCCATCTGACGTTCCGACAATGGCTCCGCCACATTCAAGACGTCGCGCTCGGCGCATTCGCTCATCAGGATTTACCATTCGAGAAATTGATCGAAGCGTTAAATCCTCCGCGCCAGTTAAACCGGCCAGTGTTGCAGCATGTCGCGTTCGTCCATCAACCGGCGATTCAACCGACCGTTGAACATCAGGGCTTGACCGTCAGCCCCCTGCATGTGGACAACGGCCTCACCCCGCTCGACCTGTCGTTATTCGTCTGGGAGGGACCGACCACACTCTACGGACACTTCAAGTATCATACCGATCTATTCGACGCCGAGACGATTGCTGGCTGGGCAGAGCAGTTTCAGACACTGCTTGAACGCGTGCTGGACGCTCCCGAACAATCCCTGACCGAACTCTCCTCGTTCATCGGGAGCGCAGCTCCATCAACGGCGTCAACCAACCTCACAGCTTCATTCGACGAATTTGCTGAGCAATCGGACCTGACCAAAAATCAGTTACTCATCTGGCTGGGCCAGCAACTCATGCCAGACGTGCCACTCTACAATCAACCACGAACGTTCACCATCCCAACACGGGTTGACCTCGACCACTTCCGGCGCGCGTTCCAAACGCTGGTCAATTCCAGCGACGCGCTGCGCACTGTCATTGACACTGTTGACGGCGTGCCGCAGCAACGGGTGCTTGCTCACCTGAGAGCTTCAGTTGAGTATGTGGACTTTTCTGGAGAGCCGGACCCTGACCAGCGAGCGGCAATATGGTTAACCGAGCACGCCCAGATGCCGTTTCAGTTGGACCAACGATTGTTCTACACGGCCCTGATTAAGCTCGCCGAGGAGCGATTCATCTGGTTCATCAATACCCACCACATCGTCAGCGACGGTCGCTCTTCCATCGCCATTGCTGAACGATTGGCCGAGCTCTATCAGGCCTCGCAGCAGGGCGCGCTGCCGGAGACGATCCCGCTCCCACAGTTCCAAGAGTACGTCGCCGAGGAACGCGCTTATCGTCACTCGGACCGTTACCGGCAGGATCACGAGTACTGGACCAAAAAGCTAGCTGAGCCGGTTGACGCCATTACATTCTACGGCCAAGCGCCGTTGATCAAAACGACGCGCGTGCGACGCATCTCGATTGAGCTGAACGCCGAGCGAACGAGCCGCATTAAAACGCTCGCGGCGCAGCCTCCATTCACGGCAAAGACGCCGGAAGCTTCCGTATTCAATCTCTTTCTCGTCGCGCTGTGCGCCTATTTGTCACACATTGGCGATCATCGGCGCCTTTCCATCGGCACAGCATTTCATAACCGCCGATCCCGGGCGTTCAAAGACACCATCGGATTGTTGATGCAGGTTGCGCCGTTGCGCATCACTGTTGACCAGACAGATACATTCGCCTCGCTCGCCGAAAAAGCGCGAGCCGAAATGCTGGCAACGGCTCGCCACGCGCAATATACCATTCGCAATCCGGCGCAAGAAAAAACTTATGAGGTGCTCATCAATTATCGAACGGGCACAATGCCGCGGTTTGCCGGCGCGCCGATGCACTATGAACCGATTCACAATGGCCATGAAGTGGATAGTCTGGCCCTGCTCATTCATGACCTGAACCAGACGGGCCGACTGACTCTCGTATTCGATTTTCACGAAGATGTGTTCTCACCGGAGCAGTCGGAACTAGCCACGCAGCACTTCCTGAGCGTGCTTGACGCGCTGCTGAGCGATAGCGCCGCGCCGATCAACCAGATTAGTCTGTTGAATGAAAATGAGCGACGTCGGCTGCTGGTCCAGTTCAACCAAACCGCTTGGCAGCCGGCGGCGCGCGAGCGAACGTTACCCGCGCTGTTTGAAGCGCAAGTGCGTCAACACGCAGCTCGCACGGCGATCATGGACGAAGCGCAGTCGCTGACCTACGATCAGTTGAACCGTCGCGCCAACCAACTGGCTCACTACCTGCAAAAGCGTGGCGTCGGCCCTGAGGCGATTGTGGGCGTGTGCTTGCAACCAAGCGTTGAGGCGGTCGTCGCGCTGCTGGGCATCCTCAAAGCCGGCGGCGCGTTCATGCCGCTTGATCCGGAGTATCCCAATGAACGGTTGGCCTTCATGCTTCGCGACGCTCAGGTTTCGCTCGTGCTGAGCCAGCAGACGGTTCGTTGCGCCCTCCCCGACGTGATGGCGCCAGTGATCTCTCTGGAGGACGAACTAGAGGCCATTGCCGCCGAGCCTGAACAAAATCCTATCAACGATCTAGCCGCGCATCATCTGGCATACGTCCTTTACACGTCCGGCTCCACCGGTCAACCCAAAGGCGTCATGATCGAACATGAGGGCTTGTGTAACCGCTTGCTCTGGGGCGTGCAGACGTATGGCATCAACCCGTCTGATTGCATGCTGCAAAAAAATTCGCTGGCCTATGATGCTGCTTTGCAGGAGCTGTTTGAACCACTGCTGGGCGGCGCGCGCGTCGTCATCGCTCGTCCGGGCGGTCGCCATGATAGCACCTATCTGGCGCGACTCATCAAAGAAGAACAGGTGACCCTGCTGGAGTGTGTCCCATCATTACTGCACCTGCTGCTGGACGAGCCCGACTTCAAGCAATGCCGCGCGCTGCGTTACGTCTTTTCCGGCGGCGAAGCGCTGCCCGTCAACCTGATCGAACGGTTTTATCAATGCCTCAACGCGCAACTGGTCAACACCTATGGCCCGACGGAAACGACCATTGACGTGACACATTGGATTGCCGAGCGCGGATGGTCGCATTCAACCGCTCCCATCGGACGCCCTATCGGAAATGTCCAAGCCTACGTGCTCGACACGCACGGACGGCCAACACCGACAGGCGTTCCGGGTGAATTACATATTGGCGGCGTGTGCGTGGCGCGGGGCTACCTGAATCGGCCTGAGCTGACCGAAGAAAAATTCATTCAATGGTCAGGCTTCGATGGTCAATCGGCCACCAATGAGAAAGAACTCCGGCTCTACAAAACTGGCGATCTTGCGCGTTATCGGCCTGATGGGTCTCTTGAATTCCTGGGCCGCCTTGATCAACAGGTCAAGATTCGCGGTCAGCGCGTCGAACTCGGTGAGATTGAGAGCACACTGCGACAACATCCGGCAGTGCGCGATGTGGCTGTCATTGGCACGTCTGAGGACAGCTCTGCCACCTCCATTGGCGCCCCGCTCAACGTGACGCGGCTGGTCGCTTACATCGTCCCGCATGACGGGCAGGGCTTGTCAGTCGGCGACATGCGCGCCTACTTAAAACCGATCTTGCCTGAGCACATGATTCCCTCAGCCTGCGTCTTGCTGGAACAGCTTCCCAGGTTACCCAACGGGAAACTGGATCGCGCGAAGCTGCCCGCGCCGGATCGAGCCAATCTGGCACGTGATGGCGTCTATGTGCCGCCGCGCACGCCGACGGAAAAAACATTGGCCACGATGTGGGCAACAGTGTTGGGAGTTGAGCGCGTCGGCGCGGATGATGATTTCTTTGAATTGGGCGGACACTCGCTGCTGGCCATGCGACTTGTTTCGCTCATTCGCAAACAATGGGACGTCAGCATTGCTGTGAAGACATTGTTTGAGCATCCGACGGTCGCCGGATTGGCTCGAATCATTGACACAGCCTGCCTCCACTCGGCGAAGCCAGCTCAGCCCATCCAGCCGGCCCCGCCTGACGCGCTCTTGCCGTTGTCCTACAGTCAACAAGCGCTGTGGGCCATTGAACTGTATGAACGCGGCATGCGCTACGAACGCCCCATCGCCTATGATTCTCCGGTCGCCCTCCGGCTGCAGGGTCAACTCGACATCCCTGCGCTCGAACGGAGCCTCAATGAGATCGTTCGGCGTCACTCCATTCTGCGCGCCACGTTCACCACGCACAAAGGACAACCGATTCATCGCATCCATGACTATGCGCCGTTCCCGCTGGCGGTGCGCGATCTACGCAACTCCCCGCCGAACAAGCGAGAGGACGAAGCGTGGCGACTGGGCCAAGAAATCATCAACACGCGATTCGATCTGACGCGCGGGCCGCTGTTTCGCTTCTTGCTGGCGCGGCTGGCCGACGATGACTTCATTTTGTTCATCTCGATTCACCACTTGCTGTTCGACGGCTGGTCAGCGGGTGTGTTGGTGCGAGAACTGACCACGCTCTATGAGGCTTTCGCGCATCAGCGCTCATCACCATTGCCCGATCTGAAGCTGCAATACACCGATATCGCCTACTGGCAACGGCAGCAACCGCCGATTGATCTGACGGAGGCAATTTCCTACTGGAAGCGACAACTGGGCGGCGAGCTGCCGATTCTTGACATGCGCACGGATTTTCCTCGACCGCCAGCCATCAAGCTGGATGCTGACAAACGCGCCGCAGAGATTCCAGCCTCCACGCTGCACGCGCTCGAAACGCTGAGCCGACAGGAAGGCGTCACGCTCTTCGCCTTGTTGCTCGCTGCCTACCTGACGCTCCTGTACCGTTACTCAGGACAGGAGGACTTGATCGTGGGAACGCCGGTGGCCAATCGAACGCGCCCGGAAATACAGGAGTTGATCGGCTTCTTTGCCGGCGGCCTGCCCTTGCGCGTGAATCTATCGGGCGATCCAACGTTTCGCCAGTTGCTGCATCGTGTGCAGGCTGTCTGCCTGGAGGCGCTCTCGCATCCTGACATCCCGTTTGATCATCTGAGAGACGCTATTCTGCCGCCATCGGACCCCAGTCGGATGCCTGTCCTTCATACGTTCTTCACCCTCCAGCAATTTCCTACCGAGCCGATCACGCTCGGTCAGCTCACGGTGACGCCACTCGAATTTCATAACAAGCCGATGACCGGCTTCGACCTGATCCTCAGCGTCAGTCAGCGCAATCAGAAGACGACGACCACACTGTTTTATCGAACGGATCTGTTTACCGATCAAACTGCCGAGCGCCTCGTCAAACATTGGATGACATTGCTGGAATCAATCGTCGCTCAACCTGAGCAACCGCTCTCCCGCCTCGCGCTGATGAGCGATGAAGAGCGCCGGCGCATCCTCGTTGAGTGGAACCAAGCCGATGTTCCGTTTCCTCGTGATGCCTGTTTACACGAGCTGGTTGCAGCGCAAGCCGAACGAACGCCGGAGGCCATCGCCATCGTCAGCGAAGGCCAATCGTTGACCTATGATGAGTTGAATACACGCGCCAATCATCTGGCGCATCATCTGCAATCGCTGGGCGTCGGCCCTGACGTGCCTGTCGGCATCGCGTTGGAGCGCGGTTTTGACGTGATCGTCGCCATGCTGGCGACACTCAAGGCTGGCGGAGCTTACGTGCCACTGGACCCGGCGTACCCACGCGAACGGCTGGCATTCATGTTGCGCGATTCACAGTGTCCTGTGTTGCTCACCGATGAACGCTTGCAAGCCCGACTCTTTGCCAGCAGCGAGTCCAGCGGGTCAGCTCCCACAGAGACTGAGCAAGATCGGCGCGCGCCGCGCGTTGTGTGCCTCGCCACATTCCCGTGGGAAACGAACAGGCAAAATCCTACATCGCCCGTCACAGCCGACCATCTCGCCTACGTGATGTACACCTCCGGCTCCACCGGCGCGCCCAAGGGCGTGATGATCCCCCATCGAGCGATTGTCAATTATTTGCTCACCAGCCGGACAATGTCGGGCATGACGGCTCACGACCGGATTCTTCAGAAAACGTCCATCAGCTTTGATGTGTCGGTGTGGGAAATTTTCGCTCCCCTACTTGTCGGCGCGCGCATGGTGCTCGCCCGAGCAGGCGGTCAACGAGACAGCGCCTATCTGGTCAAGTTGATGGCCGAGCAGCAGATCACCTACACTGGCTTTGTCCCTTCGATGCTGGAGCTGATATTGAACGAACCGGAGCTGCACAGGTGCGATGCTCTCCGTGTAGTCATTGCTGGAGCCGAAGTGTTGCCCATGTCGCTTGTGCGTCGCTTCCACCAGCGCCTGCCAATGGCAGAGTTGCGCAATGCGTATGGACCAACGGAAACGACCATTGACGTCACCTGCTGGGTGTCGCCCGGCAGCGTGGAACGCCGAACTGTGCCGATTGGTCGAACCAATGCCAACATGCGCGTCTACATCCTGGATGAGCAGATGCAACCAACACCCATCGGTGTGCCCGGCCAGTTGTATATTGCCGGCGTTGGCCTGGCGCGAGGCTATTGGAATCGGCCGGAACTGACCGCCGAACGATTCATCTGGTGGCCGTGCCCTGATGGAAGCAGCAACGGTCTGGTGCGCCTCTACAAGACGGGCGATCTGGGGCGCTTCCTGCCGGACGGCAACATTGAGTTCCTTGGCCGCAATGACGAGCAGATTAAAATTCGAGGGTATCGCGTTGAGCCGGGAGAAATTGAAACGGCGATCCTGCGGCATCCAGCCGTGCGAGAGGCCGTTGTGGTCTCTCGCGCAGACGGCGACAGGCCGGCGCATCAGTTAGTTGCCTATCTCGTCCTGCATGAGGGTGAGGCCGTGACGCCTGATCACATGCTCCAATTCCTCGGAGCCACATTGCCTGAGTACATGATCCCTTCAGCTTATGTCACGCTGGAGCGACTGCCGCTGACGGCGACCGGCAAGCTCAATCGGCGGGCGCTGCCGCCGCCTTCGTCGGACGACGTCGGGCGAGCAAAATCCTATGTGGCGCCGCGAACGCCGCTGGAAGCTACACTGCAAACCATCTGGTCGGAAGTGCTCAAAGTGGACAGGATCGGGATTCATGATAATTTCTTCACACTTGGCGGCCACTCGCTGCTGGTCGTTCAAGTCGTCTATCGCATGCAGGAAGTGTTGCAGCGAGACATCCCTGTGAGCATCCTGTTTGACGCTCCCACTATCGCTGAGTCAGCCGCCGTCATTGAAAGCCTTAATACCATTGAGGCCTCGCCGACGCTGGCGCCGATGACCGTCACGGAACTCACCAGCGAGGCCGTGCTCGATCCGGCTATTCAACCGGCAGCGCCAGCGCCCGATTTGAGCCGCTTGCCGCAGGCGGTGCTGCTGACCGGAGCGACCGGTTTTCTGGGCGCCTTCTTGCTTCATGAACTTCTCTGTCAAACGGAGGCTCAGATCAACTGCCTTGTTCGCGCAGCGGACGCCGAAGCCGCTCGGCGCAAGATTCAAACGAGCATGGAATCTTACCGCATCTGGCAGCCGAGCTACGCTGATAGGATTTTGCCGGTGCTCGGCGATCTTACGGAACCACGCCTGGGCTTGACCGACGCGCAATTCGACGAGCTAGCGCGACGCATTGACGTGATCTACCACAACGGCGCAGCCGTCAACTTCGTCTATCCCTATTCAGCCTTGAAACCGACCAATGTGCACGGCACGCATGAAGTCTTGCGGCTGGCCTGTCATGCGAAAACCAAACCGTTGCACTATGTTTCCACGCTATCCGTATGGGCGCTGCCGGAGCGCTCAGCCGATGTGAGCTTCCGCGAAGAAGACCACATTGAGACCACGGGGCCGCTCTACGGCGGGTACGCGCAAAGCAAATGGGTCGCTGAAAAGCTGGTCACACTAGCGCGACAGAGAGGTCTGCCGGTGACGATCTATCGGCCTGGTCGGGTAACCGGCCACAGTCAAACAGGCGTCTGGAACCACAGCGATCTGCTCTGTCAAATCATCAAAGGTTGGATTCAATTGCAATCCGTGCCCGACCGAGAAATCCAGCACCAGCTTGATCTGACGCCGGTGGATTACGTCAGCCGAGCGATTGTCTACCTGTCACGACAACCCGAAGCAGTTGGTCAATCATTCCACCTGCTCAACCCGGAGCCGATGCCAGTCCAGATGTTGGTCGAGTGGATGCGCACGTACGGCTATCGGCTGCGCGTTGTGCCAACCGAACAATGGCAACGAGAAATCGCCGAATTGGCCGCCACGCTGGCGCAGGCATTGATAGGCTCCTCGACGGCGATGATAATGGGCGCTGCTCATTTCGATAAGCTACGGCTGACGGAAGGGCTCTTCACGCCTGCGCGCGTCATCATTGATCAACAACGCGCCAGAGCCGGCTTGGCCGGGTCGTCCATCGTATGCCCGCCGGCTGACGAAAAGCTGCTTCAGGTCTACTTCCAGTATTTAATTGACAGCGGCTTTCTGGAGGTGCCACCCGCACTTTCCGCCAATTCCGAGGGAGCATGA